A window of Oncorhynchus kisutch isolate 150728-3 linkage group LG10, Okis_V2, whole genome shotgun sequence contains these coding sequences:
- the LOC116375792 gene encoding harmonin-like: protein MEFELKLAAEKEEMYEREKQLKISRLVQEVSETEQEDLEESEKVQHWVERLCQTQLEQISCVENESPKVHIEPPFLELCRTTLPITMWHHLS from the exons ATGGAGTTTGAGCTGAAGCTGGCTGCAGAGAAGGAGGAAATGTATGAACGAGAGAAACAGCTGAAGATCAGTAGACTGGTGCAGGAG GTGTCAGAGACTGAGCAGGAGGATCTGGAGGAGTCGGAGAAGGTGCAGCACTGGGTGGAACGTCTCTGTCAGACACAGCTGGAACAAATTTCCTGTGTAGAGAACGAGTCCCCAAAGGTACACATAGAACCCCCTTTCCTAGAACTATGTAGAACTACCCTCCCTATAACTATGTGGCACCACCTCTCCTAG